The Drosophila teissieri strain GT53w chromosome X, Prin_Dtei_1.1, whole genome shotgun sequence genome has a segment encoding these proteins:
- the LOC122624672 gene encoding probable small nuclear ribonucleoprotein G: MSKAHPPELKKYMDKRMMLKLNGGRAVTGILRGFDPFMNVVLDDTVEECKDNTKNNIGMVVIRGNSIVMVEALDRV; the protein is encoded by the exons ATGTCGAAGGCCCATCCCCCAGAGCTGAAAAA ATACATGGACAAGCGCATGATGCTGAAACTGAACGGCGGACGCGCGGTGACCGGCATTTTGCGAGGATTCGATCCCTTCATGAATGTGGTCCTGGACGACACGGTGGAGGAGTGCAAGGACAACACGAAGAACAACATCGGCATGGTG GTTATCCGCGGCAACAGCATCGTCATGGTAGAAGCTCTGGACAGGGTCTAG
- the LOC122625168 gene encoding 40S ribosomal protein S19a: MPGVTVKDIDQHAVTKAVAVFLKKTGKLKVPDQMDIVKTAKFKELAPYDPDWFYVRCASILRHLYHRSPAGVGSITKIYGGRKRNGVHPSHFCRAADGAARKALQALEHARLVEKHPDGGRKLSSIGQRDLDRIANQIVFKQRDAAKQTGPLVISK, translated from the exons ATGCCAGGCGTCACAGTGAAGGATATTGACCAGCACGCGGTTACCAAGGCGGTCGCCGTCTTCTTGAAGAA GACTGGCAAGTTGAAGGTGCCCGACCAGATGGACATCGTCAAGACCGCCAAATTCAAGGAGCTGGCGCCCTACGATCCCGACTGGTTCTACGTGCGTTGCGCCTCGATCCTGCGCCACCTGTACCACCGCAGTCCCGCTGGAGTCGGTTCCATCACCAAGATCTACGGCGGACGCAAGCGCAACGGTGTCCACCCCTCGCACTTCTGCCGCGCCGCCGACGGTGCTGCCCGCAAGGCTCTGCAGGCCTTGGAGCACGCCCGTTTGGTCGAGAAGCACCCGGATGGTGGTCGCAAACTGAGCTCCATTGGACAGCGGGATTTGGACCGTATTGCAAACCAGATCGTGTTCAAGCAGCGCGATGCCGCTAAGCAGACCGGGCCCCTTGTTATTTCCAAGTAA
- the LOC122624385 gene encoding probable G-protein coupled receptor Mth-like 1 — MEITDRSRSSRSGTTSTPAGNQFVRHCGLLTTAILLQALVATSWAIEETSPPAALPKVPPPPTVKLNKCCSSGEYLNEGTCIAGSEALWLPLVYLVQKHQFFEPHGGSPRFLKFLPKTIPSCRQDQTKETFRSRAANVMLFPNGTLYVRERALMVQPADYCVDWDVAVVCVNGPPANALEDPDHAANPLVQQEPPKASLRLSKCCGKWGSYNTQIQNCDLQPKHQAAVDGQLRLAPQLPEGSYQTSYGLPDCVQPGGYSIAGDWQDAKLDRGTAMLQLPHKNLSAGQYCLEHTQREGEVKIIACQHLFRSAAEAGIQAGPSGGAIEQANGQNLQKAVLTGGILVSIVFLFATLVAGFLLPAVHHALHWRCQICYVTCLLFGKILLAVEELSSSLQPGSAACHTLAITMQFFFLAAFFWLNTMCFNIWWTFRDFRPSSLERNQEALRRYLYSLYAWGGPLLITFVAACVDQLPETTLLRPGFGQLYCWFDNRNLSIFAYFYGPIGLLLCANIALFVSTTHQLTCGLWKRDDVKSSSEKSALGRVCLKLVVVMGVTWIADILSWLVGGPHGVWFFTDLINALQGVFIFIVVGCQPQVWTACRRIFCPRLRHDITNTTNGVQHSSSSQGLPSLAAGTEITQNTTTTTTTTTTTHMPSSPAADSGLEDEVPEKAPIAPAAPIIKMETVC; from the coding sequence ATGGAGATCACGGACAGGAGTCGGAGTAGCAGAAGTGGTACTACCAGTACTCCAGCTGGCAACCAGTTCGTCAGGCACTGTGGCCTACTGACGACCGCCATCCTGCTGCAGGCGCTGGTGGCCACGAGTTGGGCCATCGAGGAGACGTCGCCGCCGGCCGCCCTTCCCAAGGTACCGCCACCGCCCACCGTGAAGCTTAACAAGTGCTGCTCTTCGGGAGAGTATCTGAATGAAGGCACCTGCATCGCCGGCAGTGAAGCTTTGTGGCTGCCCCTGGTGTACTTGGTGCAGAAGCATCAATTCTTCGAGCCCCATGGCGGCAGTCCGCGATTCCTAAAGTTCCTGCCCAAAACGATACCCTCCTGCCGCCAGGACCAGACCAAGGAGACCTTCCGCAGTCGGGCAGCGAATGTGATGCTCTTTCCCAATGGCACGCTCTATGTGCGGGAACGCGCACTTATGGTCCAGCCGGCGGACTACTGCGTCGACTGGGATGTGGCCGTCGTCTGCGTAAACGGGCCGCCCGCCAACGCTCTCGAGGATCCCGATCACGCAGCCAATCCCCTAGTGCAGCAGGAGCCGCCAAAGGCCAGCCTGCGACTGAGCAAGTGCTGCGGCAAGTGGGGCAGCTATAACACGCAGATCCAGAACTGCGATCTGCAGCCCAAGCATCAGGCAGCCGTCGATGGACAACTCCGACTCGCGCCCCAGCTGCCCGAGGGCAGCTATCAGACCAGCTACGGCCTGCCCGACTGCGTCCAGCCCGGTGGCTACTCCATCGCCGGGGATTGGCAGGATGCCAAGCTGGATCGTGGCACGGCCATGCTCCAGCTGCCGCACAAGAACCTCAGCGCTGGGCAGTACTGCCTGGAGCACACGCAGCGCGAGGGCGAGGTGAAGATCATAGCCTGCCAGCATTTGTTTAGGTCCGCGGCCGAGGCGGGCATCCAGGCGGGACCCAGTGGAGGCGCCATCGAGCAGGCCAATGGCCAGAATCTGCAGAAGGCTGTCCTGACTGGAGGCATACTGGTGTCCATTGTCTTCCTGTTCGCCACTTTGGTGGCCGGCTTCCTGCTGCCCGCTGTGCATCATGCGCTCCATTGGCGCTGCCAAATCTGCTATGTCACCTGCCTGCTATTCGgcaaaatactgctggccgtCGAGGAGCTGAGCTCCAGCCTGCAGCCGGGCAGCGCCGCCTGCCACACGCTGGCCATCACCATGCAGTTCTTCTTTCTGGCCGCCTTCTTTTGGCTGAACACCATGTGCTTCAACATCTGGTGGACGTTCCGGGACTTTCGGCCCAGTTCGCTGGAACGCAATCAGGAGGCGCTGCGTCGCTATCTCTACTCCCTGTACGCCTGGGGTGGTCCGCTGCTCATCACCTTCGTGGCCGCTTGCGTGGATCAGCTGCCGGAGACGACGCTACTGCGTCCGGGATTCGGGCAGCTCTACTGCTGGTTCGACAATCGCAACCTCTCGATCTTCGCCTACTTCTACGGACCCATTGGCCTGCTGCTGTGCGCCAATATAGCGCTCTTCGTGTCCACCACCCATCAGTTGACCTGCGGCCTGTGGAAGCGGGACGACGTCAAGTCCTCCTCGGAGAAGTCCGCCCTGGGTCGCGTCTGCCTGAAGCTGGTGGTCGTAATGGGCGTCACCTGGATAGCGGACATTCTGTCCTGGCTGGTGGGTGGACCCCATGGCGTATGGTTCTTCACCGACCTGATCAACGCCCTGCAAGGCgtcttcatcttcatcgtGGTTGGCTGCCAGCCGCAGGTGTGGACCGCCTGCCGCCGGATCTTCTGTCCGCGCTTGCGTCACGACATCACCAACACGACCAACGGTGTCCAGCACTCCAGTAGCTCGCAGGGCTTGCCCTCGTTGGCCGCCGGCACGGAGATCACCCAGaacaccaccacaaccaccactaccaccaccaccacccacatgcCCAGCAGTCCGGCGGCGGACAGTGGACTGGAGGATGAGGTACCCGAGAAGGCTCCCATTGCCCCCGCTGCACCCATCATCAAAATGGAGACCGTTTGCTAA